Proteins encoded by one window of Halomonas chromatireducens:
- a CDS encoding ATP-dependent nuclease has protein sequence MLISKVKIYGYRVYDQFILEPNQSLNLIVGANEAGKSTLMEAITLALTGRVNGRYASEELNPYWFNTTMVNDFVCKLQSGMNPSLPEIRIELFFDDRAELQQLCGAINTDVPTTACPGVAIRVYPNPDYSSEIDEWKKSPSNLLPVEYYALDWRSFADEKITRRPKLLSTAVIDSRTIRSLSGVDYHLRQILGDHLEPAERAEISLAFRQMKASMSETSLSGINDRLGGLHAALHDRPMALAMDQSARTSWESSVIPHVDNVPFSMSGQGQQAAIKISLAMSRHSGVTNFVMVEEPENHLTHTSLTTLISRIRSLASDEQQLFVTTHSSFVLNRLGLDALLLVENSLQSRIPDLDPETVSYFQKLPGYDTLRMILAKKVVLVEGPSDEIIFERIFSDLHGKQPMECGIDVLSMRGLSLRRCLELCASLDKKVAALRDNDGASPAELRQGVKVWLKESRREIFIGEVDHGETLEPQLIHQNGEASLRKILGIRADADLATWMKREKTEGAIRIASTAQVVQPPDYMVHAARFIYD, from the coding sequence GGCGCAAACGAGGCCGGAAAATCGACGCTCATGGAAGCGATAACGCTGGCTCTGACAGGACGTGTAAATGGTCGTTATGCCTCGGAAGAACTCAATCCATACTGGTTTAACACGACCATGGTTAACGACTTTGTTTGCAAGCTGCAAAGTGGGATGAACCCCTCACTACCAGAAATACGAATTGAGTTGTTCTTCGACGATCGTGCAGAGCTGCAGCAGTTATGCGGGGCAATCAATACTGATGTGCCAACCACCGCTTGCCCTGGTGTTGCCATTAGGGTATATCCAAATCCAGATTATTCTTCAGAAATTGATGAGTGGAAGAAAAGTCCGTCGAATCTTCTGCCAGTAGAATACTACGCTCTGGATTGGCGGTCTTTTGCCGACGAAAAGATTACGCGCCGTCCAAAGCTTCTATCAACGGCAGTGATTGATTCACGCACTATACGGTCGTTATCTGGCGTTGATTATCACTTGCGCCAAATTCTTGGCGATCATCTAGAGCCAGCGGAGCGAGCAGAGATATCGCTAGCCTTTAGGCAAATGAAAGCTTCAATGTCAGAAACCTCGCTGAGTGGCATCAACGATCGTTTAGGTGGGCTCCATGCCGCCCTTCATGACCGGCCAATGGCATTGGCTATGGATCAAAGCGCTCGAACTTCGTGGGAGAGCTCAGTCATCCCTCATGTCGATAATGTGCCGTTTTCTATGTCGGGACAAGGTCAACAAGCAGCTATCAAGATATCGCTGGCAATGAGTCGTCATTCAGGGGTGACAAACTTTGTGATGGTTGAGGAGCCCGAGAATCACCTTACACATACTAGCCTTACGACCCTGATTTCGCGTATACGCTCTTTGGCGAGCGATGAACAGCAACTTTTCGTGACAACCCATAGCTCTTTCGTTCTCAACCGCTTGGGACTCGATGCTCTCTTGCTTGTGGAGAACAGCCTGCAAAGCAGAATTCCCGATTTAGATCCAGAGACTGTTTCGTACTTCCAGAAACTTCCAGGTTACGACACCCTTCGTATGATACTGGCCAAAAAAGTTGTGCTAGTGGAAGGGCCCTCGGATGAAATAATTTTCGAACGTATTTTTAGTGATTTGCACGGGAAACAACCGATGGAGTGTGGAATTGATGTGCTTAGTATGCGCGGCTTGTCGCTGAGGCGCTGCCTAGAGTTATGTGCATCACTAGACAAAAAGGTAGCTGCACTACGAGATAATGACGGGGCCTCTCCAGCAGAGTTGCGTCAGGGTGTTAAGGTATGGTTGAAGGAAAGTAGGCGCGAAATATTTATTGGCGAAGTTGATCACGGTGAAACACTTGAGCCTCAGCTGATTCACCAGAATGGTGAGGCTTCGCTGAGAAAAATTCTTGGAATTAGAGCGGATGCAGACCTTGCGACCTGGATGAAGCGAGAAAAGACGGAGGGTGCAATCAGAATTGCAAGTACAGCGCAGGTCGTTCAGCCACCGGACTATATGGTGCATGCAGCTCGTTTTATCTATGACTAA
- a CDS encoding UvrD-helicase domain-containing protein, with product MQLVLSMTNYLTLAVAGSRKTQGVVEHCASLSSDRRVLVLTYTQTNQAELRSRLAQHAGGHLGVEVLGWFTFLLRHFARPFLPFKFPSERVLGFNFDGRPHRMAKGKSRFIDSKGAIYGCELGRLSHELVSASAGKLVQRLECLYDEILIDEVQDLSAYDWEIIDVLLSSSVDMRMVGDIRQSVLATNPRSRMNKKYAYAEAIKWFREREGEGLLEIEENAITWRCHPNIATFSDTIFDPSWSFPATESRNEKVTGHDGVFLIESKHIDEYIDNFKPQCLRSTANSGKAYSLDYLNFKLAKGTTHERVLIVPTSDIAKFLRTGAYLPPTPAASFYVAVTRAAQSVAIVMDNPGGSTLPYWQP from the coding sequence ATGCAGCTCGTTTTATCTATGACTAATTATCTAACGCTTGCGGTTGCCGGATCGCGAAAGACACAAGGCGTGGTCGAACACTGTGCATCGCTTTCTAGCGATCGACGCGTATTGGTTTTGACGTATACGCAAACTAATCAGGCAGAGTTGCGTAGTCGACTCGCGCAGCATGCCGGCGGCCACCTTGGAGTGGAGGTGTTGGGATGGTTTACTTTTCTTTTGCGACATTTTGCTCGTCCGTTCTTGCCATTTAAATTCCCTTCCGAGAGAGTACTTGGCTTTAATTTCGATGGCCGCCCCCACAGAATGGCAAAGGGCAAGAGTCGCTTTATCGATTCGAAAGGTGCTATCTATGGTTGCGAATTGGGTCGCTTATCTCATGAGCTAGTTTCGGCTAGTGCGGGAAAACTAGTGCAGCGACTGGAATGTCTCTACGATGAAATTCTAATAGATGAAGTGCAGGACCTCAGTGCTTATGACTGGGAAATCATTGACGTTCTGCTCTCTTCATCAGTTGATATGCGGATGGTTGGCGATATTCGCCAATCTGTGCTCGCGACGAATCCTCGTAGCAGAATGAACAAGAAATATGCTTACGCCGAAGCGATAAAATGGTTTCGCGAGCGTGAGGGAGAAGGGCTGTTAGAGATCGAAGAGAACGCAATTACTTGGCGTTGCCATCCTAACATTGCTACATTTTCCGACACAATTTTCGACCCAAGCTGGTCGTTTCCGGCAACTGAGTCAAGAAATGAAAAGGTGACAGGACATGATGGCGTGTTCCTCATCGAAAGCAAGCATATCGATGAATATATCGACAATTTCAAACCGCAATGTCTGCGTAGTACGGCAAATTCCGGTAAAGCCTATAGTCTCGACTATTTGAATTTCAAGCTCGCAAAGGGGACGACTCATGAGCGCGTTTTAATAGTGCCGACGAGTGATATCGCCAAGTTTTTGCGTACGGGCGCCTACTTGCCTCCCACGCCTGCAGCTAGTTTCTACGTCGCTGTGACACGGGCGGCACAAAGCGTGGCGATTGTCATGGACAATCCAGGTGGGTCTACTCTTCCCTATTGGCAACCTTAG